A region of Staphylococcus sp. IVB6181 DNA encodes the following proteins:
- the qoxB gene encoding cytochrome aa3 quinol oxidase subunit I, which produces MNFPWHELLVHGNWMITMAQIGAPFLVIGVIAVITYFKLWKYLYREWFTTIDHKKIGLLYLICAVLMFVRGGIDAILIRTQLTIPNNPFLESNHYNEIFTTHGVIMIIFMAMPFIFGLWNVVVPLQIGARDVAFPVMNNISFWLFFGGMLLFNMSFIIGGSPAAGWTNYAPLAGEFSPGPGVNYYLLAIQLSGIGTLMTGINFFVTILRMKTPTMKFMDMPMFTVTTFVTALIVILVFPIFTVTLALMTIDRIFGSQFFTVDNGGMPMLWANFFWVWGHPEVYIVVLPAFGIFSDVISTFSRKHLFGHKSMIWATAAISFLSFLVWVHHFFTMGNGPLINSFFSISTMLIAVPTGVKIFNWLATLYQGRISFESPMLFSLAFIPTFTIGGVTGVMLAMASTDYQYHNTYFLVAHFHYTLVCGVVFACLAALIFWYPKMMGYKLNERLNKPFFWLFVIGFNVCFMPQFILGLDGMPRRLYTYMPSDGWFMLNVISTIGALLMSIGFLFLVVNIVYSHLKEPRIATGDSWGIGRSLEWSTASSIPPVYNFAITPDWDDLDTFVDMKKQGRHYLDNHNYKDIHMPNNTPVGFFMAIFLTVGSFFLTFETIVPAIICLIGTLGTMVYRSFQVDHGYYIPASEVAATEAKLREAREKEREAESHA; this is translated from the coding sequence ATGAATTTCCCATGGCATGAATTACTCGTACATGGTAACTGGATGATTACAATGGCCCAAATCGGTGCCCCATTCTTAGTTATCGGTGTAATCGCAGTAATCACTTACTTTAAGTTATGGAAATATCTTTACAGAGAATGGTTCACAACAATTGACCATAAGAAAATCGGATTATTGTATCTGATTTGTGCTGTATTAATGTTCGTCCGCGGTGGTATTGATGCAATCTTGATTCGTACGCAATTAACGATTCCAAACAACCCATTCTTGGAATCAAACCACTATAACGAAATCTTTACTACACACGGTGTTATCATGATTATCTTCATGGCAATGCCATTCATTTTCGGTTTATGGAACGTTGTTGTACCATTACAAATCGGTGCACGCGACGTTGCATTCCCAGTTATGAATAACATCAGTTTCTGGTTATTCTTCGGTGGTATGTTGTTATTCAACATGTCATTCATTATCGGTGGTTCACCTGCTGCAGGTTGGACTAACTACGCACCGCTTGCCGGTGAATTCAGTCCTGGCCCTGGTGTCAACTACTACTTGCTAGCGATTCAGCTTTCAGGTATCGGTACACTTATGACAGGTATTAACTTCTTCGTAACAATCTTACGAATGAAAACACCAACTATGAAATTCATGGATATGCCAATGTTCACAGTAACAACTTTCGTTACTGCATTAATCGTTATCTTGGTATTCCCTATTTTCACAGTTACATTAGCACTTATGACAATTGACCGTATCTTCGGTTCTCAATTCTTTACAGTTGATAATGGTGGTATGCCAATGCTTTGGGCGAACTTCTTCTGGGTTTGGGGGCACCCTGAAGTATACATCGTTGTCCTTCCAGCATTCGGTATTTTCTCAGACGTTATCTCTACGTTCTCACGTAAACACTTATTCGGTCATAAAAGTATGATCTGGGCAACAGCTGCTATCTCATTCTTGAGTTTCTTAGTTTGGGTTCACCATTTCTTCACTATGGGTAATGGTCCTTTAATCAACTCATTCTTCTCAATCTCAACAATGTTAATCGCTGTGCCTACCGGTGTTAAAATATTCAACTGGTTAGCTACGCTATACCAAGGTCGAATTTCATTCGAATCGCCAATGCTATTCTCATTAGCGTTCATCCCAACATTCACAATTGGTGGGGTAACAGGGGTAATGTTAGCAATGGCTTCAACAGACTATCAGTACCATAATACGTACTTCTTAGTAGCCCACTTCCACTACACATTAGTTTGTGGTGTTGTGTTTGCTTGTTTAGCAGCACTTATCTTCTGGTATCCTAAGATGATGGGTTACAAATTGAATGAACGCTTGAACAAACCATTCTTCTGGTTATTCGTAATCGGATTCAACGTTTGTTTCATGCCGCAATTCATTCTTGGTTTAGATGGTATGCCACGTCGTTTATACACTTACATGCCATCAGACGGTTGGTTCATGTTAAACGTAATTTCTACAATCGGTGCTTTACTGATGTCAATCGGCTTCTTATTCTTAGTAGTCAACATCGTATACAGTCACCTTAAAGAACCACGTATCGCTACTGGCGACTCATGGGGTATCGGACGTTCACTTGAGTGGAGTACAGCTTCATCAATTCCACCAGTGTACAACTTCGCTATCACTCCAGACTGGGATGATTTAGATACATTCGTAGACATGAAGAAACAAGGCCGTCACTATTTAGATAACCATAATTATAAAGACATCCACATGCCTAACAACACACCTGTCGGATTCTTTATGGCTATCTTCTTAACTGTAGGTTCATTCTTCTTAACATTTGAAACTATCGTACCTGCAATTATTTGCTTAATCGGTACTTTAGGCACTATGGTTTACAGAAGTTTCCAAGTCGACCATGGTTACTATATCCCAGCTTCTGAAGTAGCTGCTACTGAAGCAAAACTTCGTGAAGCTCGTGAAAAAGAACGGGAGGCTGAGAGTCATGCATGA